The following coding sequences lie in one Pseudomonas svalbardensis genomic window:
- a CDS encoding NAD-dependent epimerase/dehydratase family protein, whose amino-acid sequence MTITTNARAPFNRLLLTGAAGGLGKVLRERLRPYANVIRLSDIADIAPAIDDREEVLPCDLADKQAVHQLVEGVDAILHFGGVSTEHSFEEILGANICGVFHIYEAARRHGVKRVIFASSNHVIGFYKQDEVIDAHSPRRPDSYYGLSKSYGEDMASFYFDRYGIETVSIRIGSSFAEPLNRRMMSTWLSFGDLTQLLECALYAPNVGHTVVYGMSDNKNVWWDNRFATCLGYEPQDSSEVFREKVETQPMPAADDPARVYQGGAFVASGPFGD is encoded by the coding sequence ATGACCATCACAACTAACGCCCGCGCTCCTTTCAATCGTCTCCTCCTGACCGGTGCCGCCGGTGGCCTCGGCAAAGTCCTGCGCGAACGCCTGCGGCCCTACGCCAATGTGATTCGCCTGTCGGACATCGCCGACATCGCCCCGGCCATCGATGACCGTGAAGAAGTCTTGCCCTGCGACCTGGCAGACAAGCAAGCAGTCCATCAGCTGGTTGAAGGCGTGGACGCGATCCTGCACTTTGGTGGCGTGTCGACGGAGCACTCGTTCGAAGAGATCCTCGGCGCCAACATCTGCGGCGTGTTCCACATCTACGAAGCCGCTCGCCGCCATGGCGTGAAGCGGGTTATTTTCGCCAGTTCCAACCACGTGATCGGCTTCTATAAGCAGGATGAAGTCATCGACGCCCACTCCCCTCGCCGCCCGGACAGCTACTACGGCTTATCCAAGTCTTACGGCGAAGACATGGCCAGTTTCTACTTCGATCGCTACGGCATCGAGACCGTCAGCATACGCATCGGCTCCTCGTTCGCGGAACCGCTCAACCGCCGAATGATGAGCACCTGGTTGAGCTTCGGCGACCTGACTCAATTGCTCGAATGCGCGCTGTACGCCCCTAATGTCGGCCACACCGTGGTCTATGGCATGTCCGACAACAAGAACGTCTGGTGGGACAACCGTTTCGCCACCTGCCTGGGTTATGAACCTCAGGACAGCTCCGAAGTGTTCCGCGAAAAAGTCGAAACCCAGCCGATGCCTGCCGCTGATGACCCGGCACGGGTCTACCAGGGTGGTGCATTTGTCGCGTCCGGCCCGTTCGGCGACTGA
- a CDS encoding OprD family porin: MSKLVRNSSVCTLRPTFTCRHTLSLIGCSSLALALPMTSHAEGFVDDAKATLNLRNFYINRNFTNPAYPQGKAEEWTQSFILDAKSGFTQGPVGFGMDVLGLYSEKLDGGKGTGGTSLLPIHDDGRPADNFGRLGVALKGKVSKTELKVGEWMPVLPILRSDDGRSLPQTFRGGQVTSTEISGLTLYGGQFRANSPRNDASMEDMFMNGKSAAFTSDRFNFGGGEYAFNEKRTQVGVWYAQLSDIYQQQYFNLSHSQPIGDWTLGANLGYFIGKEDGSALAGDLDNKTAFAMLSAKYGGNTFFVGLQKLTGDDVWMRVNGTSGGTLANDSYNSSYDNAKERSWQLRHDYNFVALGIPGLTMMNRYISGDNVHTGTITDGKEWGRESELAYTVQSGALKNLNVKWRNASICKDFSTNEFDENRIIINYPISLL; the protein is encoded by the coding sequence GTGAGCAAGCTCGTCCGCAATTCCTCCGTCTGCACCCTTCGCCCAACCTTCACATGCCGTCACACCCTGAGCCTGATCGGTTGCAGCAGCCTGGCCCTCGCCTTGCCCATGACCAGTCATGCCGAAGGTTTCGTCGATGACGCCAAAGCCACGCTGAACCTGCGCAACTTCTACATCAACCGCAACTTCACGAACCCGGCTTACCCGCAGGGCAAGGCTGAAGAGTGGACCCAAAGCTTCATCCTCGATGCCAAATCCGGATTCACCCAAGGCCCCGTCGGTTTCGGCATGGATGTGCTGGGCCTGTACTCGGAAAAACTCGACGGCGGCAAAGGCACGGGCGGCACCTCGTTGCTGCCGATTCATGACGACGGCCGCCCGGCCGACAATTTCGGGCGCCTGGGTGTGGCGCTGAAAGGTAAAGTCTCGAAAACCGAATTGAAGGTCGGCGAATGGATGCCGGTGTTGCCGATCCTGCGCTCCGACGATGGCCGCTCGCTGCCGCAAACCTTCCGCGGTGGTCAGGTGACGTCCACCGAGATCAGCGGCCTGACGCTCTACGGCGGCCAGTTCCGCGCCAACAGCCCGCGCAACGATGCGAGCATGGAAGACATGTTCATGAACGGAAAATCCGCGGCCTTCACCTCGGACCGTTTCAACTTTGGCGGTGGTGAATATGCGTTCAATGAGAAGCGCACCCAGGTCGGTGTCTGGTACGCGCAACTCAGCGACATCTATCAGCAGCAGTATTTCAACCTGAGCCACAGCCAGCCCATCGGCGACTGGACCCTCGGTGCCAACCTTGGCTACTTCATCGGCAAGGAAGACGGCAGCGCCCTGGCCGGCGACCTCGACAACAAAACCGCGTTCGCCATGCTCTCGGCAAAATACGGCGGCAACACCTTCTTTGTCGGCTTGCAAAAACTCACCGGCGACGATGTCTGGATGCGGGTCAACGGCACCAGCGGCGGCACCCTGGCCAATGACAGCTACAACTCCAGCTACGACAACGCCAAGGAAAGATCCTGGCAACTGCGCCACGACTACAATTTTGTGGCGCTCGGCATTCCCGGCCTGACAATGATGAACCGCTACATCAGCGGCGATAACGTGCACACAGGCACCATCACCGACGGCAAGGAATGGGGCCGCGAGTCAGAACTGGCTTACACCGTACAGAGCGGCGCGCTGAAGAATCTCAACGTCAAATGGCGTAACGCGTCGATCTGCAAGGACTTCAGCACTAATGAGTTCGACGAAAACCGCATTATCATCAACTACCCGATCTCGTTGCTGTAA
- the copD gene encoding copper homeostasis membrane protein CopD, whose amino-acid sequence MTSAMVLCRFLHFTVVLMLFGAWVFRPLLLNGDAGNLDQRLARTSHWLAAVALVTGVSWMLLITASMAGSRDAAFDPPTLQLMLGKTFFGQVWRWHLLLNALLVALLMTPLRSNLPLRIGLASLLLASLAPVGHGAMLDGLNGQLLILNQIIHLTCVGAWLGGLMLLVMILRQPAEHSIKATLQRFSGVGYVLVAGLVMTGLINVRVLTGQFWPTPLLSGFALILLIKVVLVASMLGLALFNRLRINDCDQRPTALKSSVIFEWLLGIGAVAAVSLLGTMPPMIVS is encoded by the coding sequence ATGACGAGCGCGATGGTGCTGTGCCGCTTTCTGCATTTCACTGTTGTGCTGATGCTATTCGGGGCCTGGGTGTTCAGGCCTCTGCTGCTCAATGGCGACGCTGGAAATCTGGATCAGCGACTGGCCAGAACGAGCCACTGGCTGGCGGCGGTGGCCCTGGTCACTGGCGTTAGCTGGATGCTGCTGATCACCGCCAGCATGGCCGGTTCACGGGACGCGGCATTCGATCCTCCGACCCTGCAACTGATGCTGGGCAAAACGTTTTTCGGCCAGGTCTGGCGCTGGCACTTGCTGCTCAATGCGTTGTTGGTCGCGCTGCTGATGACGCCCTTGCGTTCAAACCTGCCCCTGCGAATCGGCCTCGCCAGCCTGCTGCTGGCCTCCCTCGCCCCGGTCGGCCACGGTGCCATGCTCGACGGCCTCAACGGCCAATTGCTGATCCTCAATCAAATCATTCACCTGACCTGCGTCGGCGCCTGGCTCGGAGGCTTGATGTTATTGGTGATGATCCTGCGGCAACCGGCAGAGCACTCAATCAAAGCGACATTGCAACGCTTCAGCGGCGTTGGTTACGTCTTGGTGGCGGGGTTGGTGATGACCGGTTTGATCAACGTTCGTGTACTGACCGGGCAATTCTGGCCGACGCCGTTGCTGTCCGGGTTTGCGCTGATCCTGTTGATCAAGGTTGTGTTGGTCGCCTCAATGCTGGGGCTGGCGCTGTTCAATCGGCTGCGGATCAACGACTGCGACCAGCGTCCGACTGCTCTGAAAAGCAGCGTCATCTTCGAATGGTTGTTGGGGATAGGAGCGGTGGCAGCGGTTTCCCTTCTGGGCACCATGCCCCCGATGATCGTGAGCTAA
- the copC gene encoding copper homeostasis periplasmic binding protein CopC: MLLKKTLTTVALLGSLFAASSVFAHAHLKDQTPAADSTVTAPSELRLVFSEGVEATFSKVTISKDGSNVPVKSLATEGSDKKTLIVTPAAPLAAGAYKVEWHAVSVDTHKSEGAYSFKVGQ, translated from the coding sequence ATGCTGCTCAAGAAAACCCTGACCACCGTCGCCCTGCTCGGCTCGTTGTTCGCCGCTTCATCGGTATTTGCCCACGCCCATCTGAAAGACCAGACCCCGGCCGCCGACAGCACAGTGACCGCGCCGTCGGAACTGCGCCTGGTGTTTTCCGAAGGCGTTGAAGCGACCTTTTCCAAGGTCACGATCAGCAAGGACGGCAGCAACGTGCCGGTGAAGAGCCTCGCCACCGAAGGCAGCGACAAGAAAACCCTGATCGTCACCCCGGCCGCACCGTTGGCAGCGGGTGCCTACAAAGTCGAATGGCACGCGGTGTCGGTCGATACCCACAAAAGCGAAGGCGCTTATAGCTTCAAGGTTGGCCAGTAA
- a CDS encoding TetR/AcrR family transcriptional regulator: MGNHKIEIRRSNVEKILLGAEKVFAEKGFGGTAMADIAAEVQLPRSNLHYYFSTKSDLYSAVLLGLLEVWKQDALCFEMFDDPRVVLSSYIRAKMNHSRSRPYGSKVWANEIIHGAPTLGEKLDVSLYDWAKMKEAKIRQWVDDKRILPVEPSSLLYMIWASTQHYADFDHQVNILNDHQPLSDMQFERAVQTVTSVILRGIGLEP; encoded by the coding sequence ATGGGCAATCACAAGATCGAGATTCGTCGCAGTAACGTCGAGAAAATTCTGTTGGGGGCCGAAAAGGTGTTCGCCGAAAAAGGTTTCGGCGGCACCGCCATGGCCGACATCGCTGCCGAAGTGCAACTGCCGCGCTCCAACCTGCATTACTACTTCAGCACCAAGAGTGATCTGTACAGCGCCGTGCTGTTGGGTTTGCTGGAAGTGTGGAAACAGGATGCCCTGTGCTTCGAGATGTTCGACGATCCGCGCGTGGTGCTCAGCAGCTACATCCGCGCCAAGATGAACCACTCCCGCAGCAGGCCTTACGGCTCCAAAGTCTGGGCCAACGAAATCATCCACGGCGCGCCGACCCTGGGTGAGAAGCTGGACGTCAGTCTGTACGACTGGGCCAAAATGAAAGAGGCGAAAATTCGCCAGTGGGTGGACGACAAACGCATCCTGCCGGTGGAGCCTTCAAGCCTGCTGTACATGATCTGGGCGTCGACCCAGCACTATGCCGACTTTGATCATCAGGTGAATATTCTGAATGACCATCAGCCGTTGTCGGACATGCAGTTCGAGCGGGCGGTGCAGACGGTGACGAGTGTGATCTTGCGGGGGATCGGCTTGGAGCCGTGA
- the preA gene encoding NAD-dependent dihydropyrimidine dehydrogenase subunit PreA, which translates to MADLSIVFAGIKAPNPFWLASAPPTDKAYNVVRAFEAGWGGVVWKTLGEDPAAVNVSSRYSAHFGANREVVGFNNIELITDRSLEINLREITQVKKDWPDRALIVSLMVPCVEESWKFILPLVEATGADGIELNFGCPHGMPERGMGAAVGQVPEYVEQVTRWCKTYCSLPVIVKLTPNITDIRVAARAAHRGGADAVSLINTINSITSVNLERMVANPSVGSQSTHGGYCGSAVKPIALNMVAEIARDPQTQGLPISGIGGIGSWRDAAEFIALGSGSVQVCTAAMLHGFRIVEEMKDGLSRWMDRQGYASVSEFSGRAVGNTTDWKYLDINYQVIARIDQEACIGCGRCHIACEDTSHQAITSLKQADGTHKYEVIDDECVGCNLCQITCPVQDCIEMVPMENGKPFLDWNHDPRNPYHVAV; encoded by the coding sequence ATGGCCGATCTCTCGATTGTCTTCGCCGGCATCAAAGCCCCCAACCCGTTCTGGCTGGCCTCCGCGCCACCGACCGACAAGGCCTACAACGTGGTTCGCGCCTTCGAGGCGGGTTGGGGTGGCGTGGTCTGGAAAACACTGGGTGAAGACCCGGCGGCGGTCAACGTGTCGTCCCGTTACTCGGCTCATTTCGGTGCCAACCGTGAAGTGGTGGGCTTCAACAACATCGAGCTGATCACCGATCGTTCGCTGGAGATCAACCTGCGGGAAATCACTCAGGTCAAAAAGGACTGGCCGGACCGTGCACTGATTGTGTCGCTGATGGTGCCCTGCGTCGAAGAGTCCTGGAAATTCATCCTGCCACTGGTGGAAGCCACCGGCGCCGATGGCATCGAACTGAACTTCGGTTGCCCGCACGGGATGCCGGAGCGCGGCATGGGCGCGGCGGTCGGGCAGGTGCCGGAGTACGTCGAACAGGTCACCCGTTGGTGCAAGACGTATTGCTCGCTGCCGGTGATCGTCAAGCTCACGCCGAACATCACCGACATTCGCGTCGCCGCCCGCGCAGCCCATCGTGGTGGTGCGGACGCGGTGTCGCTGATCAACACGATCAACTCGATCACCAGCGTCAACCTGGAGCGCATGGTCGCCAATCCCTCCGTGGGCAGCCAAAGCACCCACGGCGGTTATTGCGGTTCGGCGGTGAAGCCGATCGCGCTGAACATGGTCGCCGAAATCGCCCGCGATCCACAGACGCAAGGCCTGCCAATCTCCGGCATTGGCGGCATTGGCAGCTGGCGTGACGCGGCGGAGTTTATTGCGCTGGGCAGCGGCTCGGTGCAGGTGTGCACGGCGGCGATGCTGCATGGCTTCCGGATTGTCGAGGAGATGAAAGACGGTTTATCGCGCTGGATGGACAGGCAGGGCTACGCCAGCGTGTCAGAGTTTTCCGGGCGTGCGGTGGGCAACACCACGGACTGGAAGTATCTGGACATTAACTATCAAGTGATCGCCAGGATTGACCAGGAGGCGTGCATTGGTTGCGGTCGTTGCCACATTGCTTGCGAAGACACTTCGCACCAGGCGATTACGAGCCTTAAGCAGGCGGACGGGACGCATAAATATGAAGTGATTGATGATGAGTGCGTGGGGTGCAATCTGTGTCAAATCACGTGCCCGGTGCAGGACTGTATCGAGATGGTGCCGATGGAGAACGGGAAGCCGTTTCTGGATTGGAATCATGACCCGAGGAACCCGTACCACGTCGCTGTTTGA
- a CDS encoding NAD(P)-dependent oxidoreductase codes for MIKTLNHLPHPHENAAALAGHFTDLAPPLNDRQAHLEASRCLYCYDAPCVNACPSEIDIPSFIRNIHQENVQGAAQKILSANILGGSCARVCPTEVLCQQACVRNNDHECAPVLIGLLQRYAVDNAHFSEHPFTRAASTGKRIAVVGAGPAGLSCAHRSAMHGHDVVIFEAREKAGGLNEYGIAKYKLVDDYAQKELEFLLEIGGIEIRHGQKLGENLTLGELHQQFDAVFLGLGLAASKQLGLAHEDAPGLLAATDYIRELRQADDLTQLPLADRCIVLGAGNTAIDMAVQMARLGARDVNLVYRRGVEEMGATDHEQDIAKANQVRLLTWAQPEEVLLDAQGQVRGMRFARTWLVEGRLQTTGETFELAADAIFKAIGQAFDASALADPLACELKRQGERIQVDENLRTSIPGVYAGGDCTSLDQDLTVQAVQHGKRAAEAINAQLMLNVEAA; via the coding sequence GTGATCAAGACTCTGAACCACCTCCCGCATCCGCACGAGAATGCGGCCGCCCTCGCTGGCCATTTCACCGATCTGGCACCACCACTCAACGACCGCCAGGCCCATCTGGAAGCCTCGCGTTGCCTGTACTGCTACGACGCGCCCTGCGTGAATGCCTGCCCGAGCGAGATCGACATTCCGTCGTTCATCCGCAATATCCATCAGGAAAACGTTCAGGGCGCCGCGCAGAAAATCCTCTCGGCGAACATCCTCGGCGGCAGTTGCGCCCGGGTCTGCCCGACGGAAGTGCTTTGCCAGCAAGCCTGCGTGCGCAACAACGACCATGAATGCGCACCGGTGCTGATCGGCCTGTTGCAGCGTTACGCCGTCGACAACGCACACTTCAGCGAACACCCCTTCACACGTGCTGCATCAACTGGCAAGCGCATCGCGGTGGTTGGCGCCGGTCCGGCCGGTTTGTCCTGCGCTCACCGCAGTGCCATGCACGGTCATGACGTGGTGATTTTCGAGGCACGGGAAAAGGCTGGCGGCCTCAACGAATACGGGATCGCCAAGTACAAACTGGTGGATGACTACGCGCAGAAGGAGCTTGAATTCCTACTGGAGATCGGCGGGATCGAAATCCGCCACGGGCAGAAACTCGGCGAAAACCTCACCCTTGGCGAACTGCATCAGCAGTTCGACGCGGTGTTCCTCGGCCTCGGTCTGGCCGCCAGCAAGCAGCTGGGGCTTGCTCATGAAGACGCACCCGGTCTGCTGGCCGCCACCGATTACATCCGCGAACTGCGTCAGGCCGATGACCTGACCCAACTCCCCCTCGCTGACCGTTGTATCGTTTTGGGCGCCGGCAACACCGCCATCGACATGGCCGTGCAAATGGCTCGCCTCGGGGCTCGCGACGTCAACCTGGTGTACCGCCGCGGTGTTGAGGAAATGGGCGCCACCGACCACGAACAGGACATCGCCAAAGCCAATCAAGTGCGTTTGCTGACGTGGGCACAACCCGAAGAAGTCCTGCTGGATGCTCAAGGCCAAGTACGCGGCATGCGCTTCGCTCGGACCTGGTTAGTCGAAGGTCGCCTGCAAACCACTGGCGAAACCTTCGAACTGGCCGCCGACGCCATCTTCAAAGCCATCGGCCAGGCCTTCGACGCCAGTGCCCTCGCCGATCCGCTGGCCTGTGAACTCAAGCGCCAGGGTGAGCGGATTCAAGTGGATGAAAACCTGCGCACCAGCATCCCCGGCGTATACGCCGGCGGCGACTGCACCAGTCTCGATCAGGACCTCACCGTGCAGGCGGTGCAGCACGGCAAACGGGCCGCCGAGGCCATCAACGCCCAACTCATGCTCAACGTGGAGGCTGCGTAA
- the hydA gene encoding dihydropyrimidinase: MSLLIRGATVITHDESYRADVYCADGVIKAIGENLDVPAGAEVLDGSGQYLMPGGIDPHTHMQLPFMGTVASEDFFSGTAAGLAGGTTSIIDFVIPNPQQSLMEAFHQWRGWAEKSASDYGFHVAITWWSEQVREEMADLVSHHGVNSFKHFMAYKNAIMAADDTLVASFERCLELGAVPTVHAENGELVYHLQRKLMAQGMTGPEAHPLSRPSQVEGEAASRAIRIAETLGTPLYLVHVSTKEALDEITYARSKGQQVYGEVLAGHLLLDDSVYQHPDWQTAAGYVMSPPFRPRGHQEALWHGLQSGNLHTTATDHCCFCAEQKAAGRDDFSKIPNGTAGIEDRMAVLWDEGVNTGRLSMQHFVALTSTNTAKIFNLYPRKGAIRVGADADLVLWDPQGTRTISAKTHHQQVDFNIFEGKTVRGVPSHTVSQGRVVWADGDLRAERGAGRYVERPAYPAVFDLLSKRAEMNRPTAVKR; the protein is encoded by the coding sequence ATGTCTCTGTTGATCCGTGGCGCCACCGTTATTACCCATGATGAAAGTTATCGCGCCGACGTCTATTGCGCCGACGGCGTGATCAAAGCCATCGGCGAAAATCTTGATGTTCCGGCGGGTGCCGAAGTGCTCGACGGCAGCGGCCAATACCTGATGCCCGGCGGCATCGATCCGCACACGCACATGCAACTGCCCTTCATGGGCACGGTGGCCAGTGAAGACTTCTTCAGCGGTACTGCGGCGGGACTTGCCGGTGGCACGACGTCGATCATCGACTTTGTGATCCCCAATCCGCAGCAATCCTTGATGGAAGCCTTTCATCAGTGGCGCGGCTGGGCCGAGAAGTCGGCGTCGGATTACGGTTTCCATGTCGCGATCACCTGGTGGAGCGAACAGGTCCGCGAGGAAATGGCCGATCTGGTCAGCCACCACGGGGTCAACAGCTTCAAGCACTTCATGGCCTACAAGAACGCAATCATGGCCGCCGACGATACGCTGGTGGCGAGTTTCGAGCGCTGCCTGGAGTTGGGCGCAGTGCCGACCGTGCATGCGGAAAACGGTGAGCTGGTCTATCACCTGCAACGCAAGCTGATGGCGCAGGGCATGACCGGCCCGGAAGCGCATCCGCTGTCGCGCCCTTCGCAGGTGGAAGGTGAAGCGGCCAGTCGGGCGATCCGCATCGCCGAAACCCTGGGCACGCCGCTGTACCTGGTGCATGTCTCGACCAAGGAAGCCCTCGACGAAATCACCTACGCCCGCAGCAAGGGCCAACAAGTCTACGGCGAGGTCCTGGCCGGGCATCTGCTGCTGGACGACAGCGTCTACCAACACCCAGACTGGCAGACCGCCGCCGGTTACGTGATGAGCCCGCCCTTCCGTCCTCGCGGCCATCAAGAGGCGCTTTGGCACGGTCTGCAATCAGGCAACCTGCACACCACCGCCACCGACCACTGCTGTTTCTGCGCCGAGCAAAAAGCGGCGGGACGTGACGATTTCAGCAAGATCCCCAATGGCACGGCCGGTATCGAAGACCGCATGGCGGTGCTCTGGGATGAAGGGGTGAACACCGGGCGTTTGTCGATGCAGCACTTCGTGGCGCTCACCTCCACCAATACCGCCAAGATCTTCAACCTTTACCCGCGCAAAGGCGCGATTCGCGTCGGTGCGGACGCGGATCTGGTGCTGTGGGATCCGCAAGGTACGCGGACGATTTCGGCGAAGACTCACCACCAGCAGGTGGACTTCAACATCTTCGAAGGCAAGACCGTGCGCGGTGTGCCGAGCCACACCGTCAGCCAGGGCCGGGTGGTATGGGCCGATGGTGATTTGCGAGCAGAGCGTGGTGCCGGGCGGTATGTCGAACGCCCGGCGTATCCGGCGGTGTTTGATTTGCTGAGCAAGCGGGCTGAGATGAACAGGCCGACAGCTGTGAAACGCTGA
- a CDS encoding NCS1 family nucleobase:cation symporter-1, with the protein MQQNRSQVTERDGLFELEAGSDVLDSPRYNHDMAPTKVRERTWNKWHITALWIGMAICVPTYTLGGVLTAHFGLSVGEALLAILFANIIVLIPLTLNAFPGTKYGIPFPVLLRSSFGILGSNIPCLIRALVACGWFGIQTMFGGLAIHLFLGSVFDGWKSLGGTGEVIGFMVFWALNLWVVIRGADSIKWLETLSAPLLVLVGVGLLVWAMPNVSMTELLAIPAKRPEGASVVSYFAAGLTAMVGFWATLSLNIPDFSRYAKSQKDQIVGQIIGLPLTMFLFASLGVVMTAASVKLVGVTVSDPVTLIGHIQSPVWVALAMALIIIATLSTNTAANIVSPTNDFQNVAPKFINRTKAVMLTGLVGLALMAHELLKKLGLIVSDLSLETVYSNWLLGYSSLLGPIAGIMVVDYFLIKKQQLDLAGLYRDDVYPAWNWFGFIAFGVPVALTLLSLGSDAFSWFYDYGWFTGSALGGLIYYGLCSMRPSPSVAKSAV; encoded by the coding sequence ATGCAACAGAACAGATCGCAAGTGACCGAGCGCGACGGCTTGTTTGAGCTCGAAGCCGGCAGTGACGTCCTCGACAGTCCCCGTTACAACCACGATATGGCACCGACCAAGGTGCGCGAACGAACCTGGAACAAATGGCACATCACCGCATTGTGGATAGGCATGGCGATTTGCGTGCCGACCTACACCCTCGGTGGCGTGCTCACCGCGCATTTCGGCCTGAGCGTCGGTGAAGCGTTGCTGGCGATTCTGTTCGCCAACATCATCGTACTGATCCCGTTGACCCTGAACGCCTTTCCCGGCACCAAGTACGGCATTCCGTTTCCCGTGTTGTTGCGTTCGTCCTTTGGCATCCTCGGCTCCAACATTCCGTGCCTGATCCGGGCGCTGGTGGCGTGTGGCTGGTTCGGCATTCAGACGATGTTCGGCGGGCTGGCCATTCACCTGTTTCTGGGGTCGGTGTTCGACGGTTGGAAATCCCTCGGCGGTACCGGTGAAGTAATCGGGTTCATGGTGTTCTGGGCCTTGAATCTGTGGGTGGTGATTCGCGGCGCGGACTCGATCAAATGGCTGGAAACCCTCTCGGCACCGTTGTTGGTGCTGGTGGGCGTGGGGCTGCTGGTATGGGCGATGCCGAACGTGTCGATGACCGAGTTGCTGGCGATTCCGGCCAAACGTCCGGAAGGCGCGAGCGTGGTCAGTTACTTTGCCGCCGGGCTGACCGCCATGGTCGGGTTCTGGGCCACCTTGTCCCTGAACATTCCGGATTTCAGCCGCTATGCGAAAAGCCAGAAGGATCAGATCGTCGGGCAGATTATCGGCTTGCCCCTGACCATGTTTCTGTTCGCCTCCCTCGGCGTAGTGATGACGGCCGCCTCGGTAAAACTGGTGGGCGTCACCGTCTCCGATCCGGTCACGCTGATCGGTCATATCCAGAGCCCGGTCTGGGTCGCACTGGCCATGGCGCTGATCATCATCGCCACGCTGTCGACCAACACAGCGGCCAATATCGTTTCGCCTACCAACGACTTCCAGAACGTCGCCCCTAAGTTCATCAACCGCACCAAAGCGGTGATGCTCACTGGCCTGGTCGGTTTGGCGCTGATGGCCCATGAGCTGTTGAAGAAGCTCGGTTTGATCGTCTCGGATTTAAGCCTGGAGACGGTGTATTCCAACTGGCTGCTGGGCTATTCGAGCCTGCTGGGTCCGATTGCCGGGATCATGGTGGTGGACTATTTCCTGATCAAGAAACAGCAACTGGATCTGGCCGGACTTTACCGCGACGACGTTTATCCAGCGTGGAACTGGTTCGGATTTATTGCGTTTGGTGTGCCGGTGGCGCTGACGCTGCTGTCGCTCGGCAGCGATGCATTCAGCTGGTTCTACGACTATGGCTGGTTCACCGGATCGGCACTGGGCGGACTGATTTATTACGGGTTGTGCTCGATGCGCCCCAGCCCGTCTGTTGCGAAATCTGCGGTGTGA